In Sphingobacterium sp. R2, the genomic stretch GCGATAACAAAGGCACCTCCAGAAAAAGACGAAAAATGATCAAAGTAAACATACTGGCTCCGTTCGTACACCAAGGTTTCCTGCAAAGCCTCGACAGCTCTGGCCAGTTCACTCTCCCCGGCCTCGACAGCACATATCGTGACATGAGCTTTGGCATTACAACTGCGGTACCAGCCTTTGTTTTTGTCGGGAAATAGTTCGGCCAACGACGCACGTAAGCGTCGCTTCAAACCATCCACGAAAACAATACCAGCTTCATCAGGTTGAAAAACAAACGAATATTTATTGACACTACCCTCCATAACAAAAATCAATTTTCGATCAGTAGGTAAGATAACAAATAGCCCGGAGATAACAAAACTTAAGGCTAGCCTTTTAAACAACAGTACAGGTTACCAACCGATGCCGTAATCCTCCCCATTGTTGCTACTACCCCCCCAAAGCGTGTGGTGCTGTTCGTCGAAATAAATAGCGTTGATCGGTCCGCTGGTACGCTCGCCTAGCTGAATACTGTAGCCCATACCCTTTAATTGTTCAATAATTGCCGGTGCTGTAGTTTTATCCAATAGCAGGCTACCTGAGCGTGGTTTTCGATCATCGG encodes the following:
- a CDS encoding 2'-5' RNA ligase family protein — protein: MFKRLALSFVISGLFVILPTDRKLIFVMEGSVNKYSFVFQPDEAGIVFVDGLKRRLRASLAELFPDKNKGWYRSCNAKAHVTICAVEAGESELARAVEALQETLVYERSQYVYFDHFSSFSGGAFVIAPTVHARSYLKDRARKVVQTLTEFDLIDISDEPHISIGRQLEPEWLEIAKQQFRSVDLSFMCKGVHVREFKPDLGQYETIDFIPFGNQSKENSGQLAFKF